A window of the Bacteroidia bacterium genome harbors these coding sequences:
- a CDS encoding polysaccharide biosynthesis/export family protein → MTRKVFTAPAVIITLIVSILVPSCVSRKDVAYFQPKEHSGDSEKTTVQTQFVHKLGSGDILGIMVASLSPEASALFNPFPAVLNSTMNQTNQTNAPAAATGYMVDLEGNITIPLIGKLNVKGYTTAQLTDTLSIKLIKYLKEPTVSVRVLNFRVSIMGEVNRPSVYTIPNEKITLPEALSLAGDLTIYGNRKNILVIREVNGQREFARIDLTKRDFFNSPYYYLQSNDLVYVEPGKGKYNSTDRTVQLAPIVISSLTLMTLIYSAFVR, encoded by the coding sequence ATGACCCGGAAGGTATTTACGGCACCGGCTGTTATTATCACATTGATAGTTAGCATCTTAGTTCCCTCCTGTGTCAGCCGCAAGGATGTAGCCTACTTTCAGCCGAAAGAGCACTCCGGAGATTCGGAAAAAACAACGGTTCAAACGCAGTTCGTACATAAGCTCGGAAGCGGGGATATTCTCGGCATCATGGTGGCTTCCTTAAGCCCCGAAGCCAGCGCTTTATTCAATCCCTTCCCGGCAGTACTCAATAGCACAATGAACCAGACCAACCAAACCAATGCCCCTGCGGCTGCCACAGGATACATGGTAGACCTGGAGGGAAATATTACCATCCCGCTCATCGGTAAACTCAACGTGAAAGGATACACCACCGCTCAGCTTACCGATACACTGAGCATTAAACTGATCAAGTATCTGAAAGAACCTACAGTGAGTGTTCGCGTGCTGAATTTCCGCGTTTCTATTATGGGAGAGGTCAACCGCCCTTCTGTTTATACTATTCCCAACGAAAAGATTACCCTTCCGGAAGCCCTGAGCCTGGCGGGTGATCTCACCATCTACGGGAACCGGAAGAACATCCTGGTTATACGTGAGGTGAACGGACAAAGAGAATTTGCACGTATAGACCTCACCAAAAGAGATTTTTTTAATTCGCCGTATTATTATCTGCAGAGCAACGACCTTGTGTATGTAGAACCCGGCAAGGGAAAGTATAATTCTACCGACCGTACGGTTCAGCTGGCACCCATTGTGATCAGCAGTTTAACCCTGATGACCCTTATTTATTCTGCTTTTGTACGATGA